The Raphanus sativus cultivar WK10039 chromosome 6, ASM80110v3, whole genome shotgun sequence sequence TACTCAAAAACTATTGTAGTCTTGTAGAGATGGAATTTTATAAGTAGAAAGGGTGAGAAAATTGACAAAAGATAATAAATGGGATTGCTTGGAATCGTGGCAATGTTGGTTGCACACTGCACATAGCACAATGTTACATAATAGAGGTAATGTTGCATGTGGCCCCTTCTTCCAAAAGCTCCTTTATTAACTCTTTTGTCTCTTGATTTTCAAATTGGATATTCTCATAAAGATCAGTAATGTTATCTGCCTCACAAGAACAGTAACATTATTAGCAAAGAACTAAATAATATCGAGTGCTTAAATCAGCTTTTATTAGATGACATGAAACTTGGTCAATGTAATAACTTTTCTTGTTTATTGGTTTCATAGTGAAAAAGTAACGTTaattcttttgtttgtttgtttgtcaaCCCCCAtgtaaaacaaaatctaaagccaataaaacaaaataaacaagggtaaaacattataaataaataaaagtaaagacAGACTACAGAAGACTGGCTATAAAAAGAATTCagaagaccaaaaaaaaaacagtagagttttgtaaaaagtaaaaaaagatgCAGAAAAGTAGATAAGCcaactttattttaatttttcacttACCCTACTGAATTTTTCATATAACATACACTTactccctctctctctcacctaGACTCTCCCCTCTCCTACAACTAGACTTTAAGACTCTCAGTGTTGAGTAATGTAAAATAACCCATCTGGccattttataaactaaaactcTCTCTATTTAAGTTACTTATAGGAGAATCTAACATCATCAAAGTTCAAACTCACTCACCACTACAGCCATGGACTACGTAAgctccttctctttcttcttcttcttctttttcttcttctttttcttcttcttttctttcggGTATCCCTAAATTTtaaccttttgtttttgttattattaccCAGGAATATGGAGGAGAGTACTGCAGGAGGGGACACGTGCCGGCGTTTGGCGGTTGGGACTGGAACGACGCCGTACCATTCACTCAGTGCTTCGAGACAGCAACCATCCAGCAGCCTTCCTATCTCCACCACTACCCTCCTTACCCTCAAGATCGCGATCTTTACTTCGCTGGCGATCTTTACGACAACCACCACCATGTTGCTCCCGCCGTCATCCTCCTCCCTCGACGCCGGGTACTTATTTCTTCCCTTTCATTTTGACACTCATCCACGACGCATTGATTTATATGTTACCGAGAAAACGTTTCTTCTCAGGCTAAGGTGGGCCACGAGCCGAAGAGAACCAGCTCCAAGGAGCAACACAACTTCAAGAAGGAAGCGCGTGAGTCTAACGCGCCGAGGAGCTGTCCAACACCGGTGGTGAAGCGGAGGACAGCGACTCCGAAGCCTGTGGATGAAGACTTGTACAAGGTTTCCCCTCGACTTCTCTCCCTCAAATCCACAAAGGTAAGTAGATATTTGTACATTTATCTTTAACACATTGAGTACTGTTATGAATTAGATTTTAATATGTTGATAATTGGAATTGCAGAAAAGGGGAGGTGGGTTTGGGTGCATTTCAAGATGTTTTTTGCCAACACGGGTGC is a genomic window containing:
- the LOC108809300 gene encoding uncharacterized protein LOC108809300 is translated as MDYEYGGEYCRRGHVPAFGGWDWNDAVPFTQCFETATIQQPSYLHHYPPYPQDRDLYFAGDLYDNHHHVAPAVILLPRRRAKVGHEPKRTSSKEQHNFKKEARESNAPRSCPTPVVKRRTATPKPVDEDLYKVSPRLLSLKSTKKRGGGFGCISRCFLPTRVL